A section of the Oryza sativa Japonica Group chromosome 1, ASM3414082v1 genome encodes:
- the LOC4324711 gene encoding uncharacterized protein isoform X2: MAPSLGRNSVEPTVREKLSNVGKLGLRLLEDLTALAAGGSATWLRVYSLHRTFALDILEFVLSTYVSVFRALLPYQQVLRHQICSLLMTSLRTNVELEGEAGEPAFRRLVLRLVAHVIRLYSSSLVTESEVFLNMLVKVTRLDLPLWHQILVLEILRGFCIEAHTLRLLFQTFDMNPTNTNVVENIVRALALVVATIQASDLSEETLAAVAGMFSSKAKGIEWSMDNDASNAAVLVASEAHTITLALEGLLGVVFTIATLTDEALDVGELESPKCELGSTECCGQLALLCAAMVNSSWLTILDSLSLILMRSQGEAIILEILKGYQAFTQACGVLRAIEPLNSFLASLCKFTINNPNEGEKRSIVLSPGSKKVEMLVDQRDSIILTPKNVQALRTLFNVAHRLHNVLGPSWVLVLETLAALDRAIHSPHASTQEVSASVSRLSRDTSGQYSDFHILSSLNSQLFESSALMNIAAVKSLLSALHQLSSQHISGNSQLSGQQIGSVTFSVERMTSILVNNLHRVEPIWDQIAAHHLELANCSNAQLRNMALESLDHSICSVVGSEKFQGISSAPHHFQEEKLLKESETVSFEYAVLSPLVILYSSNKNIDVQMGALKILLHVLERHGEKLSYSWPSILHMLRAVTDASEKDLISLGFQSIRVIMNEGLATIPVQCLDECILVTGAYGTQKTDINISLTAVGLLWTATDFVVKGLISKSAEKANGMDEEAESGGTVKEEALSSSEKDIKQSPLKSVVDYNKLFFSVFSVLQKLGADDRPEVRNSAVRTLFQTLSTHGQKLSKTMWEDCLWIYVFPMLERVSHLASTSSRDEWQGKELGTRAGKAVHMLIHHSRNTAQKQWDETIVLVLGGIARLLRSFFPFLQQLSKFSSGWVLLLDFVKNGILNGSKEVALAAINCLQTFVGSNCSKGNLESSYVKSVLDIYELVLQTSPNYKNDSADKVKQEVLRGLGDLYVQAQSLFNDEMYLRLMAVMHLMIKSSMNPTDYDNELGSIPALQRGILEIIPMLRPTTMLSSMWSPLLLELLCYLNSHDTPLQKQGKEMHEQKSDAANGATHGFLERSHLNNSSTKMDNAVGCGWGIMFIEKLVPIVVNLFLEAPQNERFNSSPEVIRCLGRCMNTRRDNPKGTLWRVSAECFNRVLVDEVTHDSADCKSGMSSYKFSRARFWKEVADVYETFLVGSCGRVLSSDVPSVDSVTADETLEMAVLTVFGDNVLKLQKDAPVEVLQRLVNCLDHCASRTGSLPLQTVGLVPLHCSRFSLSCLQMMFSLCCCTSGTSLCATVSETSKVSISVLTKRCEIILGQFLADENDLGEGPLPSVRIDETICVLQELARLIINMETANALSMPLYLKEALEKNESHGRAHLLALLPTFSELVVSREARVRELVQVLLRLIASELGLQRLT, translated from the exons ATGGCACC GTCATTAGGGAGGAACTCTGTGGAGCCTACCGTGAGGGAAAAACTGAGCAATGTTGGCAAGCTTGGTCTCCGTTTACTTGAAGACCTGACAGCTCTTGCTGCAGGTGGATCT GCTACGTGGCTTCGTGTTTATTCATTGCATAGGACATTTGCCCTTGACATTCTTGA GTTTGTGCTATCAACATATGTTTCTGTATTCCGGGCATTGTTACCTTACCAGCAG GTCTTGCGGCATCAGATATGCTCGCTTCTTATGACTTCACTCCGTACAAATGTGGAA CTTGAAGGTGAAGCAGGGGAACCTGCCTTCCGTCGTTTAGTCCTACGTTTGGTAGCTCATGTCATCAGACTGTACAGCTCTTCACTTGTTACTGAAAGCGAG GTTTTCCTTAATATGCTCGTAAAGGTTACTCGTCTGGACTTACCATTATGGCATCAGATACTCGTTCTTGAAATTCTAAGG GGTTTTTGTATAGAAGCCCACACACTGCGATTGCTATTTCAAACATTTGACAT GAATCCTACAAATACTAATGTGGTGGAGAATATAGTCAGAGCACTTGCTTTGGTGGTAGCCACTATTCAG GCTTCAGACTTAAGTGAGGAGACTCTAGCAGCTGTTGCTGGAATGTTCAGCAGTAAAGCTAAAG GGATTGAGTGGAGCATGGATAACGATGCATCAAACGCTGCTGTTCTGGTGGCTAGTGAAGCACATACCATAACTCTGGCTCTTGAAGGCCTCTTAGGTGTAGTTTTCACTATTGCCACTTTGACTGATGAGGCTTTAGATGTCGGCGAG cTTGAATCGCCAAAATGTGAATTGGGTAGTACAGAATGCTGTGGACAATTGGCTCTACTTTGTGCGGCTATGGTCAACTCATCATGGCTAACCATCCTTGACTCTCTTTCACTTATTTTGATGAG GTCGCAGGGAGAGGCTATAATATTAGAAATACTTAAAGGGTACCAGGCATTCACTCAG GCCTGTGGAGTTCTCCGTGCTATAGAACCCTTAAACTCTTTTCTAGCATCACTTTGCAAGTTTACCATCAATAACCCAAATGAAGGGGAGAAGAGAAG CATTGTACTCTCTCCTGGATCAAAGAAGGTAGAGATGTTAGTGGATCAGCGTGATAGTATCATTCTAACACCGAAAAATGTGCAG GCCCTGAGGACACTTTTCAATGTGGCACATCGGTTACACAATGTGCTTGGTCCTTCCTGGGTTTTG GTCTTGGAGACTCTTGCAGCACTTGATAGAGCTATCCATTCACCACATGCTTCAACCCAG GAAGTGTCTGCTTCTGTTTCAAGACTCTCAAGAGATACATCTGGACAGTACAGTGACTTCCATATTCTCTCATCTTTAAATTCTCAG TTATTTGAAAGTTCAGCCTTGATGAACATAGCTGCAGTGAAGTCACTTTTGTCTGCGTTGCATCAACTGTCAAGTCAGCACATATCAGGAAATTCTCAATTATCGGGACAACAAATTGGGAGTGTTACATTTTCAGTGGAGCGCATGACGTCAATACTTGTCAATAATCTGCACC GAGTTGAACCAATTTGGGACCAAATTGCTGCTCATCATCTTGAG CTTGCCAATTGCTCCAACGCACAACTACGGAATATGGCGCTGGAATCTTTAGATCATTCAATCTGTTCTGTAGTGGGTTCTGAAAAATTTCAGGGCATCAGTTCAGCTCCTCATCATTTTCAAGAGGAAAAA TTGCTCAAAGAAAGCGAAACTGTATCATTTGAGTATGCTGTTTTATCTCCATTGGTGATCCTCTATTCCTCCAACAAGAATATTGATGTTCAAATGGGTGCACTTAAAATACTACTGCATGTTCTTGAG AGACATGGAGAAAAACTGTCCTATAGCTGGCCTAGCATTCTTCATATGTTGAG GGCTGTTACTGACGCATCAGAAAAAGATCTTATCTCCTTGGGTTTTCAG AGTATACGTGTGATAATGAATGAAGGATTGGCAACCATTCCTGTGCAATGCCTTGATGA ATGCATTTTGGTAACCGGAGCTTATGGCACCCAGAAAACTGACATAAACATAAGTTTAACAGCAGTTGGCCTTTTGTGGACTGCTACTGACTTTGTTGTGAAGGGATTAATAAGCAAATCTGCTGAGAAAGCAAATGGCATGGATGAAG AAGCTGAGTCTGGTGGAACAGTGAAAGAGGAAGCGCTATCTTCCAGTGAGAAAGACATCAAACAAAGTCCTCTAAAAAGTGTGGTTGATTATAATAAACTTTTCTTCTCAGTGTTTTCTGTGCTTCAAAAACTGGGCGCGGATGATCGTCCTGAG GTTCGGAACTCTGCAGTCCGGACTCTCTTTCAGACACTCAGCACCCATGGGCAAAAACTTTCGAAAACCATGTGGGAGGATTGTCTCTGGATATATGTTTTCCCTATGTTAGAGCGTGTTTCTCACTTG GCATCTACTTCGTCTAGAGATGAGTGGCAAGGAAAGGAACTTGGAACTCGAGCAGGGAAAGCTGTTCATATGCTTATCCACCACAG TCGAAATACAGCACAAAAACAATGGGATGAAACTATCGTTCTTGTACTAGGTGGCATAGCACGACTTTTGCgttcctttttccctttcctCCAGCAATTGAGCAAATTTTCTTCTG GTTGGGTGCTTTTGCTTGATTTTGTCAAAAATGGTATCCTAAATGGTAGCAAGGAGGTCGCTCTTGCAGCTATAAATTGTTTGCAGACGTTTGTTGGCTCAAACTGTTCAaag GGCAATCTAGAATCCTCCTATGTCAAATCTGTTCTTGATATTTATGAACTTGTTCTTCAAACTTCGCCAAATTATAAGAATGACTCTGCTGATAAAGTGAAGCAAGAGGTTCTTCGTGGTCTTG GAGATCTCTATGTTCAAGCACAATCTCTGTTTAATGATGAAATGTATCTAAGGCTCATGGCCGTTATGCATCTGATGATTAAGAGTTCCATGAATCCTACAGATTACGATAATGAATTG gGTAGTATCCCTGCTCTGCAACGAGGTATCTTGGAAATTATTCCTATGCTACGTCCAACAACTATGTTATCTTCAATGTGGTCACCTCTCCTCCTCGAACTACTGTGCTACCTTAATAGCCATGATACTCCCCTGCAGAAACAGGGTAAAGAGATGCATGAACAGAAATCTGATGCAGCAAATGGTGCAACACATGGTTTTC TTGAACGGAGTCATCTCAATAACAGCAGCACAAAAATGGATAATGCAGTGGGCTGTGGCTGGGGTATTATGTTCATAGAAAAGCTTGTGCCGATTGTTGTCAACCTATTTCTGGAGGCTCCACAGAATGAAAGGTTTAATTCCTCTCCGGAAGTTATTCGATGTCTTGGAAG GTGCATGAACACAAGGAGAGACAATCCAAAGGGTACACTTTGGAGAGTTTCTGCTGAATGCTTCAATCGTGTTTTGGTAGATGAAGTGACACATGACAGCGCTGATTGTAAAAGCGGCATGAGTTCATATAAATTTTCTAGAGCTCGTTTCTGGAAGGAGGTTGCAGATGTGTATGAAACCTTTCTTGTTGGATCTTGTGGACGTGTGCTGTCGTCAGATGTTCCTTCGGTTGACTCTGTTACTGCTGATGAGACTCTTGAGATGGCTGTACTCACTGTTTTTGGAGACAACGTTCTGAAATTGCAGAAGGATGCTCCTGTTGAG GTATTACAAAGACTTGTGAACTGCCTTGATCACTGTGCATCACGAACAGGATCCTTGCCTCTTCAAACCGTTGGCCTTGTACCTTTGCACTGCAGCAGATTTTCACTGAGCTGCTTGCAGATGATGTTTTCTTTATGCTG TTGTACATCGGGGACAAGCTTATGTGCTACAGTATCAGAAACCAGCAAAGTATCGATCTCAGTTCTTACGAAGCGGTGTGAGATTATACTGGGTCAGTTTTTAGCTGATGAAAATGATCTAG GAGAAGGACCATTGCCTAGTGTAAGGATTGATGAGACAATTTGTGTTCTACAAGAACTCGCTAG
- the LOC4324711 gene encoding uncharacterized protein isoform X1, translated as MAFMAALEADLRALSAEARRRHPSVKDAAEHAILKLRSLSSPMEIAQNEDILRMFLVACSVKSVKLSVIGLSCLQKLISHDAVASSALKDILTTLKDHAEMTDEIVQLKTLQTILIIFQSHLQPESEVNMSQAFDICLHLLESNRSSDSVRNTAAATFRQAVALVFDNVVHAESLPSSKASSARLSSRASSVADNVTRSFSHTLSLGRNSVEPTVREKLSNVGKLGLRLLEDLTALAAGGSATWLRVYSLHRTFALDILEFVLSTYVSVFRALLPYQQVLRHQICSLLMTSLRTNVELEGEAGEPAFRRLVLRLVAHVIRLYSSSLVTESEVFLNMLVKVTRLDLPLWHQILVLEILRGFCIEAHTLRLLFQTFDMNPTNTNVVENIVRALALVVATIQASDLSEETLAAVAGMFSSKAKGIEWSMDNDASNAAVLVASEAHTITLALEGLLGVVFTIATLTDEALDVGELESPKCELGSTECCGQLALLCAAMVNSSWLTILDSLSLILMRSQGEAIILEILKGYQAFTQACGVLRAIEPLNSFLASLCKFTINNPNEGEKRSIVLSPGSKKVEMLVDQRDSIILTPKNVQALRTLFNVAHRLHNVLGPSWVLVLETLAALDRAIHSPHASTQEVSASVSRLSRDTSGQYSDFHILSSLNSQLFESSALMNIAAVKSLLSALHQLSSQHISGNSQLSGQQIGSVTFSVERMTSILVNNLHRVEPIWDQIAAHHLELANCSNAQLRNMALESLDHSICSVVGSEKFQGISSAPHHFQEEKLLKESETVSFEYAVLSPLVILYSSNKNIDVQMGALKILLHVLERHGEKLSYSWPSILHMLRAVTDASEKDLISLGFQSIRVIMNEGLATIPVQCLDECILVTGAYGTQKTDINISLTAVGLLWTATDFVVKGLISKSAEKANGMDEEAESGGTVKEEALSSSEKDIKQSPLKSVVDYNKLFFSVFSVLQKLGADDRPEVRNSAVRTLFQTLSTHGQKLSKTMWEDCLWIYVFPMLERVSHLASTSSRDEWQGKELGTRAGKAVHMLIHHSRNTAQKQWDETIVLVLGGIARLLRSFFPFLQQLSKFSSGWVLLLDFVKNGILNGSKEVALAAINCLQTFVGSNCSKGNLESSYVKSVLDIYELVLQTSPNYKNDSADKVKQEVLRGLGDLYVQAQSLFNDEMYLRLMAVMHLMIKSSMNPTDYDNELGSIPALQRGILEIIPMLRPTTMLSSMWSPLLLELLCYLNSHDTPLQKQGKEMHEQKSDAANGATHGFLERSHLNNSSTKMDNAVGCGWGIMFIEKLVPIVVNLFLEAPQNERFNSSPEVIRCLGRCMNTRRDNPKGTLWRVSAECFNRVLVDEVTHDSADCKSGMSSYKFSRARFWKEVADVYETFLVGSCGRVLSSDVPSVDSVTADETLEMAVLTVFGDNVLKLQKDAPVEVLQRLVNCLDHCASRTGSLPLQTVGLVPLHCSRFSLSCLQMMFSLCCCTSGTSLCATVSETSKVSISVLTKRCEIILGQFLADENDLGEGPLPSVRIDETICVLQELARLIINMETANALSMPLYLKEALEKNESHGRAHLLALLPTFSELVVSREARVRELVQVLLRLIASELGLQRLT; from the exons ATGGCCTTCATGGCGGCGCTGGAGGCCGATCTGCGCGCGCTCTCCGccgaggctcgccgccgccacccctccgTCAAGGACGCCGCCGAGCACGCCATACTCAAG CTCCGTTCTCTATCTAGTCCGATGGAAATAGCTCAAAATGAGGATATATTGCGGATGTTTCTGGTGGCATGCAGTGTTAAATCAGTGAAGCTGAGTGTAATAGGACTATCCTGTTTGCAAAAGCTTATATCTCATGATGCTGTAGCTTCTTCTGCATTGAAGGATATACTGACTACTTTGAAGGAT CATGCAGAGATGACAGATGAGATTGTTCAACTTAAGACTTTGCAAAcaattttgattatttttcaGTCGCACCTACAACCTGAAAGCGAG GTGAACATGTCTCAAGCATTTGACATATGCCTTCACCTACTTGAAAGCAACCGTTCTTCTGACAGTGTCCGCAA CACGGCAGCAGCTACATTTAGACAAGCAGTGGCATTAGTCTTTGATAATGTTGTTCATGCCGAATCACTTCCCTCCAGTAAAGCTTCTTCAGCAAGACTCAGTTCACGCGCTAGCTCTGTTGCTGATAATGTCACTCGTAGCTTCAGCCACACACT GTCATTAGGGAGGAACTCTGTGGAGCCTACCGTGAGGGAAAAACTGAGCAATGTTGGCAAGCTTGGTCTCCGTTTACTTGAAGACCTGACAGCTCTTGCTGCAGGTGGATCT GCTACGTGGCTTCGTGTTTATTCATTGCATAGGACATTTGCCCTTGACATTCTTGA GTTTGTGCTATCAACATATGTTTCTGTATTCCGGGCATTGTTACCTTACCAGCAG GTCTTGCGGCATCAGATATGCTCGCTTCTTATGACTTCACTCCGTACAAATGTGGAA CTTGAAGGTGAAGCAGGGGAACCTGCCTTCCGTCGTTTAGTCCTACGTTTGGTAGCTCATGTCATCAGACTGTACAGCTCTTCACTTGTTACTGAAAGCGAG GTTTTCCTTAATATGCTCGTAAAGGTTACTCGTCTGGACTTACCATTATGGCATCAGATACTCGTTCTTGAAATTCTAAGG GGTTTTTGTATAGAAGCCCACACACTGCGATTGCTATTTCAAACATTTGACAT GAATCCTACAAATACTAATGTGGTGGAGAATATAGTCAGAGCACTTGCTTTGGTGGTAGCCACTATTCAG GCTTCAGACTTAAGTGAGGAGACTCTAGCAGCTGTTGCTGGAATGTTCAGCAGTAAAGCTAAAG GGATTGAGTGGAGCATGGATAACGATGCATCAAACGCTGCTGTTCTGGTGGCTAGTGAAGCACATACCATAACTCTGGCTCTTGAAGGCCTCTTAGGTGTAGTTTTCACTATTGCCACTTTGACTGATGAGGCTTTAGATGTCGGCGAG cTTGAATCGCCAAAATGTGAATTGGGTAGTACAGAATGCTGTGGACAATTGGCTCTACTTTGTGCGGCTATGGTCAACTCATCATGGCTAACCATCCTTGACTCTCTTTCACTTATTTTGATGAG GTCGCAGGGAGAGGCTATAATATTAGAAATACTTAAAGGGTACCAGGCATTCACTCAG GCCTGTGGAGTTCTCCGTGCTATAGAACCCTTAAACTCTTTTCTAGCATCACTTTGCAAGTTTACCATCAATAACCCAAATGAAGGGGAGAAGAGAAG CATTGTACTCTCTCCTGGATCAAAGAAGGTAGAGATGTTAGTGGATCAGCGTGATAGTATCATTCTAACACCGAAAAATGTGCAG GCCCTGAGGACACTTTTCAATGTGGCACATCGGTTACACAATGTGCTTGGTCCTTCCTGGGTTTTG GTCTTGGAGACTCTTGCAGCACTTGATAGAGCTATCCATTCACCACATGCTTCAACCCAG GAAGTGTCTGCTTCTGTTTCAAGACTCTCAAGAGATACATCTGGACAGTACAGTGACTTCCATATTCTCTCATCTTTAAATTCTCAG TTATTTGAAAGTTCAGCCTTGATGAACATAGCTGCAGTGAAGTCACTTTTGTCTGCGTTGCATCAACTGTCAAGTCAGCACATATCAGGAAATTCTCAATTATCGGGACAACAAATTGGGAGTGTTACATTTTCAGTGGAGCGCATGACGTCAATACTTGTCAATAATCTGCACC GAGTTGAACCAATTTGGGACCAAATTGCTGCTCATCATCTTGAG CTTGCCAATTGCTCCAACGCACAACTACGGAATATGGCGCTGGAATCTTTAGATCATTCAATCTGTTCTGTAGTGGGTTCTGAAAAATTTCAGGGCATCAGTTCAGCTCCTCATCATTTTCAAGAGGAAAAA TTGCTCAAAGAAAGCGAAACTGTATCATTTGAGTATGCTGTTTTATCTCCATTGGTGATCCTCTATTCCTCCAACAAGAATATTGATGTTCAAATGGGTGCACTTAAAATACTACTGCATGTTCTTGAG AGACATGGAGAAAAACTGTCCTATAGCTGGCCTAGCATTCTTCATATGTTGAG GGCTGTTACTGACGCATCAGAAAAAGATCTTATCTCCTTGGGTTTTCAG AGTATACGTGTGATAATGAATGAAGGATTGGCAACCATTCCTGTGCAATGCCTTGATGA ATGCATTTTGGTAACCGGAGCTTATGGCACCCAGAAAACTGACATAAACATAAGTTTAACAGCAGTTGGCCTTTTGTGGACTGCTACTGACTTTGTTGTGAAGGGATTAATAAGCAAATCTGCTGAGAAAGCAAATGGCATGGATGAAG AAGCTGAGTCTGGTGGAACAGTGAAAGAGGAAGCGCTATCTTCCAGTGAGAAAGACATCAAACAAAGTCCTCTAAAAAGTGTGGTTGATTATAATAAACTTTTCTTCTCAGTGTTTTCTGTGCTTCAAAAACTGGGCGCGGATGATCGTCCTGAG GTTCGGAACTCTGCAGTCCGGACTCTCTTTCAGACACTCAGCACCCATGGGCAAAAACTTTCGAAAACCATGTGGGAGGATTGTCTCTGGATATATGTTTTCCCTATGTTAGAGCGTGTTTCTCACTTG GCATCTACTTCGTCTAGAGATGAGTGGCAAGGAAAGGAACTTGGAACTCGAGCAGGGAAAGCTGTTCATATGCTTATCCACCACAG TCGAAATACAGCACAAAAACAATGGGATGAAACTATCGTTCTTGTACTAGGTGGCATAGCACGACTTTTGCgttcctttttccctttcctCCAGCAATTGAGCAAATTTTCTTCTG GTTGGGTGCTTTTGCTTGATTTTGTCAAAAATGGTATCCTAAATGGTAGCAAGGAGGTCGCTCTTGCAGCTATAAATTGTTTGCAGACGTTTGTTGGCTCAAACTGTTCAaag GGCAATCTAGAATCCTCCTATGTCAAATCTGTTCTTGATATTTATGAACTTGTTCTTCAAACTTCGCCAAATTATAAGAATGACTCTGCTGATAAAGTGAAGCAAGAGGTTCTTCGTGGTCTTG GAGATCTCTATGTTCAAGCACAATCTCTGTTTAATGATGAAATGTATCTAAGGCTCATGGCCGTTATGCATCTGATGATTAAGAGTTCCATGAATCCTACAGATTACGATAATGAATTG gGTAGTATCCCTGCTCTGCAACGAGGTATCTTGGAAATTATTCCTATGCTACGTCCAACAACTATGTTATCTTCAATGTGGTCACCTCTCCTCCTCGAACTACTGTGCTACCTTAATAGCCATGATACTCCCCTGCAGAAACAGGGTAAAGAGATGCATGAACAGAAATCTGATGCAGCAAATGGTGCAACACATGGTTTTC TTGAACGGAGTCATCTCAATAACAGCAGCACAAAAATGGATAATGCAGTGGGCTGTGGCTGGGGTATTATGTTCATAGAAAAGCTTGTGCCGATTGTTGTCAACCTATTTCTGGAGGCTCCACAGAATGAAAGGTTTAATTCCTCTCCGGAAGTTATTCGATGTCTTGGAAG GTGCATGAACACAAGGAGAGACAATCCAAAGGGTACACTTTGGAGAGTTTCTGCTGAATGCTTCAATCGTGTTTTGGTAGATGAAGTGACACATGACAGCGCTGATTGTAAAAGCGGCATGAGTTCATATAAATTTTCTAGAGCTCGTTTCTGGAAGGAGGTTGCAGATGTGTATGAAACCTTTCTTGTTGGATCTTGTGGACGTGTGCTGTCGTCAGATGTTCCTTCGGTTGACTCTGTTACTGCTGATGAGACTCTTGAGATGGCTGTACTCACTGTTTTTGGAGACAACGTTCTGAAATTGCAGAAGGATGCTCCTGTTGAG GTATTACAAAGACTTGTGAACTGCCTTGATCACTGTGCATCACGAACAGGATCCTTGCCTCTTCAAACCGTTGGCCTTGTACCTTTGCACTGCAGCAGATTTTCACTGAGCTGCTTGCAGATGATGTTTTCTTTATGCTG TTGTACATCGGGGACAAGCTTATGTGCTACAGTATCAGAAACCAGCAAAGTATCGATCTCAGTTCTTACGAAGCGGTGTGAGATTATACTGGGTCAGTTTTTAGCTGATGAAAATGATCTAG GAGAAGGACCATTGCCTAGTGTAAGGATTGATGAGACAATTTGTGTTCTACAAGAACTCGCTAG